A genomic region of Polynucleobacter necessarius contains the following coding sequences:
- a CDS encoding transporter, producing MISYLNTDNSTFYRNGSVVSTGPYKSPDISTQSAILRLLTYYSVSDLPAVSYLQLPYGTIKPAGSLAGYPTDTGIGDLTFATAIWPYSDRVNRRYLGIAGYLTAPTGSYNSQQPFNTGENRYKSDIQMGYQQPIIGSLDGMIAVDTMWFGGNSQCAAACLSATNTSLTQKSLTTTQLGPIYKFNQTYTVGASYFYVAGGATTIGNTYQNNVVQYSKIFIERVGLLPLWPYQPSIRSRYGNQKWFCRNTSLHHALHHRVLNLKTQNSKLKTYFLRLRFYSVL from the coding sequence ATGATCAGTTATCTCAATACTGATAACAGCACGTTCTACAGAAATGGCTCAGTAGTCTCAACAGGCCCCTACAAGAGCCCAGATATCAGCACTCAAAGTGCAATTCTGCGTTTGCTCACATACTATTCTGTGAGCGACCTACCAGCAGTATCGTATTTACAACTGCCTTATGGAACTATCAAACCAGCAGGCTCTCTTGCCGGATACCCAACAGATACCGGCATTGGTGATTTAACTTTTGCTACAGCCATCTGGCCATACTCTGATCGAGTTAATCGTAGATATTTGGGTATTGCCGGTTACCTTACCGCACCAACCGGAAGCTATAACAGCCAACAACCCTTCAATACCGGAGAAAATCGCTATAAATCTGATATTCAGATGGGCTATCAACAGCCCATTATTGGAAGCTTAGATGGCATGATTGCGGTCGATACGATGTGGTTCGGCGGCAATAGTCAGTGCGCTGCAGCCTGCCTCTCTGCAACCAACACCTCTCTTACACAAAAATCGCTGACAACTACGCAACTTGGCCCCATCTACAAGTTCAACCAGACATACACCGTTGGCGCATCGTATTTCTATGTAGCTGGTGGCGCTACAACGATTGGCAATACCTATCAAAATAATGTAGTTCAATACTCAAAGATTTTTATTGAGCGCGTTGGCCTACTACCCCTTTGGCCGTATCAGCCTTCAATACGGTCGCGATATGGAAATCAAAAATGGTTTTGTAGAAACACGTCGCTTCATCATGCGCTACACCACAGAGTTTTAAATCTTAAAACTCAAAACTCAAAACTCAAAACCTACTTTTTACGACTTCGGTTTTATTCTGTTTTGTAG
- a CDS encoding molybdopterin cofactor-binding domain-containing protein has protein sequence MVLGIGAIPDALAQAGVAYDPNTPTQYGEAEVNAWVSIKPDNTVYIRIACSEMGQGTRTGLAQLVTEELECNWKKVKTQSATPGQSLARKRVWGEHGTGGSRGIRISEDYVRRGAAAARIMLLQAAADQWKVSVGELKVDKGVITHIPTGRKTTYGKVAELASTLTPPDPKSITLRNPRDWKVAGQPYARLDTANKVNGAKVYGLDLQLPGMVCASIKACPVFGGKLVSYDEAKIQNMRGVKGVVKINDSTLAVVADTWWHANNALKALPIVWDEGKAAGVSQDGIDKMLREGLDEQGDFWQRKVGDAPQAINSSAKKVEAIYYTPYRAHVTMEPMNAAVKITGDRAEAWVPTQNGEGSLAALSEATGFPLANCEVYKLDSGCGLGRRGSTQDFTTFAAKVAQKFPGVPVKAIWSREEDMTHDYYHPIAMAKMTAGIDGSGNLTQVCILKLRANRLMPH, from the coding sequence ATCCGTATAGCGTGTTCAGAGATGGGTCAGGGCACTCGTACCGGTTTAGCTCAGCTAGTGACTGAAGAGCTTGAGTGCAACTGGAAAAAAGTCAAAACTCAGTCTGCAACCCCTGGGCAAAGTTTGGCGCGTAAACGTGTTTGGGGTGAGCATGGCACAGGCGGTAGCCGTGGCATTCGAATCTCCGAGGACTATGTGCGTCGCGGTGCTGCCGCTGCTCGCATCATGTTGCTTCAAGCGGCTGCCGATCAGTGGAAGGTCTCTGTAGGTGAGCTAAAAGTGGATAAGGGCGTTATCACACATATTCCAACAGGGCGTAAAACTACATACGGCAAAGTTGCTGAATTGGCATCCACCTTAACGCCGCCTGATCCTAAGTCGATTACCTTACGCAATCCTCGAGATTGGAAGGTTGCTGGGCAGCCTTACGCACGTCTTGATACTGCCAATAAGGTAAATGGTGCTAAGGTATACGGCTTGGATCTACAGCTCCCTGGAATGGTTTGTGCATCTATAAAGGCATGCCCTGTATTTGGCGGCAAACTGGTGAGTTATGACGAAGCCAAGATCCAAAATATGCGCGGAGTTAAGGGGGTTGTCAAAATTAATGACAGCACTCTAGCTGTCGTGGCTGATACCTGGTGGCATGCCAATAACGCATTAAAGGCTTTACCAATTGTTTGGGATGAAGGTAAAGCTGCTGGCGTCTCGCAAGATGGTATCGATAAGATGTTGCGTGAAGGCTTAGATGAGCAAGGAGACTTTTGGCAACGCAAAGTCGGCGATGCACCTCAGGCAATTAATAGTTCTGCCAAAAAGGTCGAGGCCATTTATTACACGCCATATCGCGCACACGTCACGATGGAGCCGATGAATGCCGCCGTAAAGATCACTGGTGATCGCGCAGAAGCTTGGGTACCAACTCAAAATGGCGAGGGCTCACTTGCAGCGCTATCAGAAGCCACTGGGTTCCCGCTAGCCAATTGTGAAGTTTACAAATTAGATTCTGGTTGCGGATTAGGGCGTCGCGGATCAACACAAGACTTCACGACTTTTGCTGCCAAAGTGGCGCAAAAATTTCCGGGAGTTCCTGTGAAGGCTATCTGGAGTCGTGAGGAAGACATGACTCATGATTACTATCACCCGATTGCGATGGCGAAAATGACTGCCGGTATAGATGGTTCAGGCAATCTAACACAGGTATGCATATTAAAGTTGCGGGCCAATCGATTAATGCCACATTAG
- a CDS encoding peptidylprolyl isomerase, translated as MALSQGQKDSPELHKAVVQKFIEVFLLSQQAEKDGLANSEKANSQLALIRQNYLADLELSTYMAKNPISDADVQAEYNKEIASLGPQGAIVEYKISDIAVASEADAQAALNRIKKGEAFDKVAKSASLTPNKAQGGAVGWVQPGQVGPQIGAVLMNLAKGQVSQAPIQVQQAWYLIKLEDKKSSKPPTFEQAKPAIRAGMTQRKQLEFLSQIAKDSKIIVQ; from the coding sequence ATGGCGCTATCTCAGGGTCAGAAAGATTCTCCTGAGCTGCACAAGGCTGTAGTGCAAAAATTTATCGAAGTATTCCTCTTGTCCCAGCAGGCTGAAAAGGATGGCTTAGCGAATTCGGAAAAGGCAAACAGTCAGTTGGCACTCATTCGTCAAAATTATTTGGCCGATCTTGAGCTTTCTACATACATGGCCAAGAATCCAATTTCCGATGCCGATGTACAAGCTGAATACAACAAAGAAATTGCTTCGCTTGGGCCACAGGGCGCGATTGTGGAATACAAGATCAGTGATATTGCTGTAGCAAGCGAGGCGGATGCCCAAGCTGCTTTAAACAGAATTAAAAAGGGCGAAGCTTTTGATAAGGTCGCTAAGAGTGCTTCTTTGACCCCTAATAAAGCTCAGGGTGGAGCAGTTGGTTGGGTTCAGCCTGGACAGGTCGGCCCGCAAATCGGTGCGGTATTGATGAATCTAGCTAAAGGTCAGGTATCACAAGCCCCTATTCAGGTTCAACAGGCTTGGTATTTGATCAAGCTGGAAGATAAAAAATCTAGTAAGCCGCCAACCTTTGAGCAGGCTAAACCAGCGATTCGTGCTGGTATGACGCAAAGAAAGC
- a CDS encoding molybdopterin cofactor-binding domain-containing protein: MHIKVAGQSINATLAPQNIKDGKDERQLQGFYEKVTRLVFALNSGHVVNPYLTREQIEGSVAMALGAIFLPEISVEKGRIRQQNLDTYPLLKLSATPRIETVLVPTYDFWGGVGEPTICVVGLAVANAVSAAIGRPVRNFPLSKEGLTLAKVLPRLYLEK, encoded by the coding sequence ATGCATATTAAAGTTGCGGGCCAATCGATTAATGCCACATTAGCGCCACAGAACATTAAAGATGGCAAGGATGAGCGTCAGCTTCAAGGCTTCTATGAAAAAGTCACCCGTTTAGTATTCGCCCTCAATTCTGGACATGTCGTTAATCCATACTTAACGCGTGAACAAATTGAAGGCTCTGTTGCAATGGCTTTGGGCGCTATTTTCTTGCCTGAGATTTCAGTCGAAAAAGGCCGCATCAGGCAGCAGAATCTGGATACTTATCCACTCCTCAAGCTTTCAGCAACCCCTAGAATTGAAACTGTTCTGGTGCCTACCTATGACTTCTGGGGCGGGGTAGGTGAGCCTACTATCTGCGTTGTGGGTCTTGCTGTGGCAAATGCGGTTTCTGCTGCGATTGGAAGGCCAGTTCGAAACTTCCCGCTAAGTAAGGAGGGTTTAACTTTAGCGAAAGTTTTGCCAAGGCTTTACTTGGAAAAATAA
- a CDS encoding ferric reductase-like transmembrane domain-containing protein — translation MWADVIKRPFITMGFLSFVLLIPLDLTSNQWAVRLLGRRWALLHKLIYLIACTAIVHYRWHKAGKNDEGVVMILWCSDFGIAALSFANDQSVSTKQNKTEVVKSRF, via the coding sequence ATGTGGGCAGACGTTATTAAGCGCCCCTTTATTACTATGGGTTTTTTGTCGTTTGTTCTGCTTATTCCGCTGGATCTCACCTCCAATCAGTGGGCGGTTCGTCTATTGGGGAGGCGCTGGGCTTTATTACATAAACTCATTTATCTCATTGCTTGTACTGCCATTGTTCACTACCGGTGGCATAAGGCCGGAAAGAATGATGAGGGTGTTGTGATGATTTTATGGTGCAGTGATTTTGGTATTGCTGCTTTATCGTTTGCCAATGATCAAAGCGTTTCTACAAAACAGAATAAAACCGAAGTCGTAAAAAGTAGGTTTTGA